CTTCTCTACCGTATCATTCGGGATAAGTATCGGCATACACCGCTTTCTACGGAAGGAAGCCGCTTATTTGGGGGGCGCTGGAACCCCAAAGGGGTCGGTGTACTCTATGTCACATCAACCCCTGAACTGGGTCTGGTCGAAACCTTAGCTCATGCGCCCTCAGTCCGTTATGAAGACCTACCCACTTACTGGGTGTTTTCGGTGGAGGTTCCAGATGATATTCGATACATTCGTCGAGATGAACTGCCGGAATACTGGCAGGAACAAACTTATGAACGCACTCAGGAATGGCTCATAGACTGGTTAGCAGACCCAGATCGACTTGGAGTAGCCATTCCATCGGTGCTGGTCCCCCTGTCCTACAATGTGTTGTTACATCCGGCCCATCCGTTATTCGATCAAATTAGAGTAATCAGCCAAGAGATTCAGCCTGTGGATCATCGGCTTTGGCGGGCCTAGTCAACCCAAAAGTCCATT
This window of the Spirosoma aerolatum genome carries:
- a CDS encoding RES family NAD+ phosphorylase, producing the protein MSLLYRIIRDKYRHTPLSTEGSRLFGGRWNPKGVGVLYVTSTPELGLVETLAHAPSVRYEDLPTYWVFSVEVPDDIRYIRRDELPEYWQEQTYERTQEWLIDWLADPDRLGVAIPSVLVPLSYNVLLHPAHPLFDQIRVISQEIQPVDHRLWRA